The Chloroflexota bacterium genome has a segment encoding these proteins:
- a CDS encoding ISAzo13 family transposase yields the protein ELRVCHLPPGTSKWNKIEHRLFSYITQNWRGKPLVSYAAIVSLIAATTTRSGLTVQCELDTDTYPTGRKVTDAEFASINLERHPFHGDWNYRIRPHSRTAGTVIS from the coding sequence TGGAGCTGCGCGTCTGCCATCTGCCACCCGGCACCAGCAAGTGGAACAAGATCGAGCATCGCCTGTTCTCGTACATCACCCAGAACTGGCGCGGCAAGCCACTGGTCAGCTACGCCGCGATCGTGAGTCTGATCGCGGCCACGACGACGCGCAGCGGCTTGACGGTCCAGTGTGAGCTCGATACCGACACCTACCCGACCGGACGCAAGGTCACCGATGCCGAGTTCGCCAGCATCAACCTCGAACGGCACCCCTTCCACGGTGACTGGAACTACCGGATCCGACCACATTCTCGCACGGCTGG